One genomic window of Kosmotoga olearia TBF 19.5.1 includes the following:
- a CDS encoding RnfABCDGE type electron transport complex subunit D: MKLNVAAAPHLRSTNSVRKIMIDVLIALLPASVMAVILFGAKALFLIVFSVVTAELLDFFFMRILRGKKDYRPDGSAAVTGLLLALNLSLAVTWWQTLVGIIAAIGIAKNVFGGLGKNIWNPALVGRVFMLISFPVQMTTWYTPFDLQTTATPMALLKDGKETIWGIRDLFLGTVPGSLGEVSALLLILGFVWLVIRKRIKLMIPIAYVGSVALISAIFYLVNPAYGDPLYHIFGGGLMLGALFMATDMVTSPMTPKGQWIFGLGCGVITMVIRYFGGYPEGVSFSILIMNSFVPLIDSVTRPKRFGEVKANA, translated from the coding sequence GTGAAGCTAAATGTTGCAGCAGCACCTCACCTACGATCAACCAATAGCGTACGGAAGATTATGATTGATGTTCTTATAGCGTTGTTGCCTGCCAGTGTGATGGCTGTAATACTGTTCGGTGCGAAAGCTTTGTTCCTGATAGTGTTCAGCGTTGTAACCGCAGAACTTTTGGACTTCTTTTTCATGAGAATTCTAAGAGGCAAAAAAGATTACAGACCGGACGGTAGTGCCGCGGTTACTGGCCTGCTTTTGGCTCTTAACCTTTCCCTGGCGGTGACATGGTGGCAAACCCTTGTTGGTATTATCGCGGCAATAGGGATTGCGAAAAATGTATTTGGCGGATTGGGAAAGAATATATGGAATCCAGCCCTGGTTGGACGTGTTTTCATGCTGATCTCTTTCCCGGTACAGATGACGACCTGGTACACACCCTTTGATTTGCAAACAACCGCCACACCAATGGCGTTGTTAAAAGACGGGAAGGAAACCATCTGGGGAATCAGAGACCTTTTCCTCGGAACGGTTCCAGGTTCTCTGGGTGAAGTGAGTGCATTATTGTTGATTCTTGGTTTTGTATGGCTGGTAATTCGTAAAAGAATAAAGCTTATGATACCGATCGCTTATGTGGGAAGCGTAGCCTTGATCTCGGCAATTTTCTACCTTGTGAACCCTGCATACGGGGATCCGTTGTACCACATCTTTGGTGGCGGATTAATGCTTGGAGCGCTTTTCATGGCAACCGATATGGTCACAAGTCCTATGACACCGAAAGGGCAATGGATTTTCGGATTGGGTTGTGGTGTAATCACCATGGTTATCCGATATTTTGGAGGTTATCCAGAGGGTGTTTCCTTCTCAATCCTGATAATGAATTCCTTTGTGCCACTGATAGATTCTGTAACGCGCCCGAAGAGATTTGGCGAGGTGAAAGCCAATGCGTGA
- a CDS encoding L-lactate dehydrogenase, with protein MKVSIIGAGMVGSSIAYATMIKGVAREISIVDINGDLAEGQALDLSHGAPYVHPVRIKGGNDYSLTKNSDVVVITAGRAQKPGETRLQLLKSNAKIISSIVESCLKYSENPIILMVSNPVDVLTWVAWKKSGLPRERIIGSGTTLDTARLRQNIADHCKLDPRSVHAYIIGEHGDSEIASWSTANVGGVPIKEFCNGCLAKGCERDKVFERIFENTRDAAYKIIEKKGATYYGIGLAVARILETIAGDHHSVLTVSSVHEEFRGMRDVPFSVPSVLGKKGIERILPLKLSDDELKGLENSAKVIKAAIESILENREPRAENPR; from the coding sequence ATGAAGGTATCCATAATTGGTGCGGGAATGGTTGGATCGTCAATCGCCTATGCAACGATGATAAAAGGGGTAGCAAGGGAAATAAGCATCGTGGATATAAACGGTGATTTAGCGGAAGGTCAGGCTCTCGACTTGAGTCATGGAGCTCCCTATGTTCATCCTGTAAGGATAAAAGGCGGCAATGATTACAGTTTAACGAAAAATTCCGATGTTGTCGTTATCACTGCCGGTAGAGCTCAAAAACCTGGTGAAACGAGATTACAGCTTCTTAAAAGTAATGCGAAGATCATCTCTTCGATAGTTGAAAGCTGTCTCAAATATTCCGAAAATCCGATAATACTGATGGTCTCAAATCCCGTAGATGTGCTTACGTGGGTAGCGTGGAAGAAATCCGGGCTACCAAGAGAACGAATTATCGGTTCAGGTACGACACTTGATACGGCAAGGCTCAGACAGAATATAGCAGATCATTGCAAACTTGACCCGAGAAGTGTACATGCCTATATTATAGGAGAACATGGGGATAGTGAAATCGCCAGTTGGTCCACGGCGAATGTGGGAGGAGTTCCAATAAAAGAATTCTGCAATGGCTGCTTGGCTAAAGGGTGCGAAAGAGATAAGGTGTTCGAAAGAATATTCGAGAATACCCGTGATGCTGCTTATAAAATCATTGAAAAGAAAGGCGCTACATACTATGGTATCGGCCTTGCTGTGGCAAGAATTCTTGAAACTATCGCTGGAGATCATCATTCTGTCTTAACGGTATCCAGTGTCCATGAAGAGTTTAGAGGAATGCGGGATGTTCCTTTTAGTGTTCCCAGTGTTCTGGGTAAAAAAGGAATAGAAAGAATCCTTCCTTTAAAACTCTCGGACGATGAATTGAAAGGATTAGAAAATTCCGCGAAAGTTATAAAAGCTGCTATAGAAAGCATATTAGAGAATCGAGAGCCGAGAGCCGAGAATCCGAGATAG
- a CDS encoding RnfABCDGE type electron transport complex subunit B — protein MIIVYSALILGVLGFVFGTFLAFAAAKFAVKENPKEKLIEVVLPGINCGACGYPGCSGFAKAVSESKASVDGCIPGRRAGVPEKIKKLLEASDDAIEKIWEKAGGDPEAAVKEFFAGAAPSEETKPKKPSRPSKEEVEKYRAMLDEKPVAKAVYSILPKIDCGLCGYPGCAAFAIKIVEEKENPSKCIPGKRQKVEEKVKNIKEKSPEEIKKIVEEAKGDIEELKKRFEV, from the coding sequence ATGATAATAGTTTATTCGGCCTTGATTTTAGGAGTTCTAGGTTTTGTTTTCGGTACATTTCTCGCTTTTGCAGCGGCAAAATTCGCTGTAAAAGAAAATCCGAAAGAGAAATTAATTGAGGTTGTACTCCCTGGAATAAATTGTGGGGCCTGTGGATATCCCGGATGTTCCGGATTCGCAAAAGCGGTTAGCGAAAGTAAAGCGTCTGTTGATGGTTGTATTCCCGGGAGAAGAGCCGGCGTTCCGGAGAAAATAAAGAAACTCCTTGAAGCCTCTGATGACGCTATAGAAAAGATATGGGAAAAAGCCGGTGGCGATCCAGAAGCAGCTGTTAAAGAGTTCTTCGCTGGTGCAGCGCCAAGCGAAGAAACAAAGCCCAAGAAACCTTCAAGGCCAAGCAAAGAAGAAGTGGAAAAGTACAGAGCAATGCTTGATGAAAAACCGGTTGCCAAGGCAGTTTATTCCATTCTTCCAAAAATAGACTGCGGTCTCTGCGGGTATCCCGGTTGTGCAGCTTTCGCTATTAAAATAGTGGAGGAGAAAGAAAACCCGAGTAAGTGTATCCCCGGTAAACGTCAGAAAGTTGAGGAAAAGGTGAAGAATATCAAGGAAAAATCCCCGGAAGAGATTAAAAAAATCGTAGAGGAAGCCAAAGGAGATATAGAGGAACTGAAGAAAAGATTCGAGGTGTAG
- the rsxA gene encoding electron transport complex subunit RsxA translates to MTMGMGTRLFFIFLSAVLVNNFVLSRFLGICPFLGVSRKVDTAIGMSLAVIFVMVMASVITWLLNVLLVALGLPFLTTIVFILIIAVLVQFVEIVLKKTSPGLYESLGIYLPLITTNCAILGLAVLNVQLEYNLLETIINSVGAGIGFALALIIFSTIRERMDLVELPEAFKGTASALITAGLLSMAFTGFQGLVKL, encoded by the coding sequence ATGACGATGGGAATGGGAACAAGATTGTTCTTCATATTTCTTTCCGCTGTATTAGTTAATAACTTTGTTCTTTCAAGGTTTCTTGGGATATGTCCCTTCCTAGGGGTTTCCAGAAAAGTGGATACAGCTATCGGGATGAGTCTTGCGGTTATTTTCGTTATGGTTATGGCTTCCGTGATCACATGGTTGCTGAATGTTCTATTAGTTGCCCTCGGGCTACCATTTTTGACTACCATAGTTTTTATACTTATTATAGCCGTTCTTGTTCAGTTCGTTGAAATCGTCTTGAAGAAAACCAGTCCTGGACTGTATGAAAGCCTCGGAATATATCTGCCGCTAATAACCACGAACTGTGCCATTCTTGGTCTTGCTGTTCTCAATGTTCAGCTTGAATACAATCTGCTGGAAACCATAATAAACTCTGTTGGTGCAGGAATAGGTTTTGCTCTTGCTTTAATAATTTTCTCAACAATTAGGGAAAGAATGGATCTTGTAGAGTTACCGGAAGCTTTTAAAGGTACCGCAAGCGCTCTCATAACAGCCGGCTTGCTTTCAATGGCGTTCACAGGATTCCAGGGCCTCGTGAAGCTGTGA
- the rsxE gene encoding electron transport complex subunit RsxE: MAEKLNKMKVLTNGFIAQNPTYVQVLGMCPTLATTTSAVNGLGMGLATTAVLIMSNVVVSLLRKVIPNKIRIPAYIVIIASFVTVVDLLMHGFVYDLWKTLGLFIPLIVVNCIILGRAESFASKNGVFLSFLDGLGMGLGFTGSLVLLGAVREIIGNGSVFNVHLTDIKMFAMVLPPGAYIALGLLAGLFNYIGARRNKASKAKAGK, from the coding sequence ATGGCCGAAAAACTGAATAAGATGAAGGTCCTCACCAACGGATTCATAGCTCAGAATCCAACATATGTACAGGTTTTGGGAATGTGTCCAACGCTTGCAACGACAACCAGCGCTGTGAATGGTTTGGGTATGGGATTGGCCACAACAGCTGTTCTCATCATGTCGAACGTAGTTGTTTCTCTTTTAAGAAAAGTTATTCCAAATAAAATACGTATCCCGGCTTACATAGTCATCATCGCTTCCTTTGTTACAGTCGTAGATTTGCTAATGCATGGGTTTGTATATGACCTCTGGAAGACTCTTGGGTTGTTTATTCCACTTATCGTTGTTAACTGTATAATTCTCGGACGTGCGGAATCCTTCGCATCGAAAAACGGCGTTTTTCTTTCATTCCTGGACGGTCTGGGAATGGGTCTTGGATTTACCGGTTCACTTGTGCTGCTCGGAGCTGTGAGAGAGATTATCGGTAACGGTAGTGTGTTCAATGTTCATTTGACCGATATAAAGATGTTTGCAATGGTGCTCCCACCGGGGGCTTACATTGCTCTTGGTCTGTTAGCCGGATTGTTCAATTACATCGGTGCAAGAAGGAACAAAGCTTCGAAAGCCAAAGCCGGAAAGTGA
- a CDS encoding RnfABCDGE type electron transport complex subunit G, with the protein MREYIKTGLTLMLITLIAGLGLSLVYTLVKEPIEKAEISAKIKAIEKVLTDSNTGELLIERSAIPETAQELSKYEWLPSGFTPKEGFLYISSDGKGKVLAPAYVFRAKDGSKIYILTGQAVGYGGNVITIAAFVEDTSGIRLNAIKVIEYSQETPGLGAKIADENIQKRFYPISKEGLEKHLKVDKDSGKGAVNDEMEMERRRNTEGIIQTSDVMTGATITPRAVVTSINAMYEFLKKAGVN; encoded by the coding sequence ATGCGTGAGTATATCAAAACAGGACTAACACTCATGTTGATAACCCTCATAGCCGGTTTGGGATTGTCACTTGTATATACACTCGTTAAAGAACCAATAGAAAAAGCAGAAATAAGTGCCAAAATAAAAGCAATAGAAAAAGTCCTGACAGATTCGAATACTGGTGAGCTTCTCATCGAAAGGTCGGCTATTCCAGAAACTGCTCAAGAACTTTCAAAGTACGAATGGCTTCCCTCAGGCTTCACACCGAAAGAAGGTTTCTTATATATTTCATCCGATGGTAAAGGAAAAGTTCTGGCACCCGCTTATGTTTTCAGAGCAAAAGATGGCAGTAAGATATATATTCTCACCGGACAGGCCGTTGGTTACGGTGGAAATGTTATTACCATAGCAGCTTTTGTGGAAGATACTTCAGGTATCAGATTAAACGCTATCAAGGTTATTGAATACTCTCAAGAAACTCCTGGATTAGGAGCAAAAATAGCTGATGAAAACATACAGAAACGTTTCTATCCGATTTCAAAAGAAGGGCTTGAGAAACACCTGAAGGTTGATAAGGATTCCGGCAAAGGGGCTGTCAATGACGAAATGGAAATGGAAAGGCGCAGAAACACCGAAGGCATCATTCAAACAAGTGACGTGATGACCGGTGCGACAATAACCCCTAGAGCTGTTGTAACTTCAATCAATGCAATGTATGAGTTTCTCAAGAAGGCAGGTGTGAACTAA
- a CDS encoding site-2 protease family protein translates to MLTLVYFFLILTAIVVVHEFGHYLFARIFGVRALEFAVGFGPRIFSKKGKKTEFRINVLPLGGYVKLAGEDFGELSEEIPEDELFSNKPSWQRFLIAFAGPLFSIIAGFIIFALVGAFWGFPEVRIEQVEPGTPAYYAGLEAGDRILEVNGRVLIQENTLSDLISKGKELTLTIERDGKELQLNVKPALFPEEAILVIKDAEMIPEEGSIIELFNGVPFDGKYSDFSSVLTPENTIKITFKDGTQLSGVIEGVSVTKERYAIGIYYSNFEPVLNKDFGRFKAGDRILEVNGMKLENGVDLSRLAQIIGLNENQLFIHLSGNKMEWFGRGLPDELTIKVLRNGKELTLETSKTEITNLMKEPNVFQLGYSYWYPKNVFHAFSLGFKWANELLFSMVKILSRLFTGGTSLNEFSGPIGMVTLVSQATKAGLKTILILVGFITLNIGVINLLPLPALDGGRMVLAFVEMVTRKRIDPKVEGYIHTIGFIIIMGILIYITFIDIGRFL, encoded by the coding sequence ATGCTCACGTTAGTTTACTTTTTTCTTATACTGACGGCGATAGTCGTTGTTCATGAGTTCGGACATTATCTTTTCGCAAGGATTTTTGGTGTTAGGGCCTTAGAATTTGCTGTTGGATTTGGCCCCAGAATTTTTTCTAAAAAAGGCAAAAAAACAGAATTCAGAATAAACGTTCTTCCTCTAGGAGGATATGTGAAACTTGCTGGTGAAGATTTTGGAGAACTTTCTGAAGAAATTCCCGAAGACGAGCTTTTTTCCAACAAACCCTCATGGCAACGTTTCCTGATAGCTTTTGCCGGACCGTTATTTTCGATAATAGCTGGATTTATTATATTCGCTCTTGTTGGGGCGTTCTGGGGTTTCCCTGAAGTTCGTATCGAACAGGTGGAACCAGGTACTCCGGCATATTACGCCGGTTTAGAGGCTGGAGATAGAATTCTTGAGGTTAACGGCAGGGTCCTGATTCAGGAAAATACTCTCAGTGATCTCATTTCGAAAGGTAAAGAGTTGACTCTAACAATCGAAAGAGACGGAAAAGAACTTCAACTGAACGTGAAGCCAGCTCTCTTTCCCGAAGAAGCTATTCTCGTGATCAAAGATGCTGAGATGATACCAGAAGAAGGAAGTATTATCGAATTATTCAACGGAGTACCTTTTGATGGGAAATACAGCGATTTCTCCAGCGTTTTAACTCCTGAGAATACCATCAAGATAACCTTTAAAGATGGTACTCAGCTTTCCGGGGTAATTGAAGGTGTTTCGGTTACCAAAGAGAGGTATGCAATTGGAATATATTACAGCAATTTCGAGCCTGTTCTGAACAAGGACTTTGGAAGATTTAAGGCTGGTGACAGAATTCTCGAAGTCAACGGCATGAAACTCGAAAATGGAGTTGATCTATCAAGGCTGGCTCAAATAATAGGTTTGAATGAAAATCAGCTTTTCATCCACCTTTCAGGGAATAAAATGGAATGGTTTGGTAGAGGATTACCGGATGAATTGACCATTAAGGTTCTTCGCAATGGTAAAGAACTAACGCTGGAAACAAGTAAAACTGAAATAACCAATCTGATGAAAGAACCCAATGTTTTCCAGCTTGGTTATTCTTACTGGTATCCCAAAAATGTATTTCATGCCTTTTCTTTGGGTTTCAAATGGGCTAACGAGCTTTTATTCTCAATGGTCAAGATACTTTCACGGTTATTCACCGGTGGGACCAGTCTGAATGAGTTTTCAGGACCTATCGGAATGGTTACCCTTGTCAGTCAGGCAACAAAAGCGGGGTTAAAAACCATCCTAATCCTTGTTGGATTCATTACCCTGAACATAGGTGTCATAAACCTGCTTCCCCTTCCAGCTCTCGATGGTGGGAGAATGGTTCTGGCGTTCGTTGAAATGGTTACTAGAAAAAGAATTGATCCAAAGGTAGAAGGTTATATTCACACAATCGGGTTTATAATAATTATGGGAATTTTAATCTACATAACCTTTATAGATATAGGAAGATTTCTGTGA
- the rsxC gene encoding electron transport complex subunit RsxC: MGLLSFKGGVHPPEKKTLSEDVPLSRAPLPGKVFVFLANHAGVPAKPIVQPGDDVKTGQKIAEAAGFISANLHSPVTGKVVEISKMYHPVLGKPQDAIVIEKTSDDDWELLEPAKSYEEFSRDEIIERIKEAGIVGLGGATFPTHVKLNPPKDKKIDVLIINGAECEPYLTVDYRLMLEMSEKIIRGIRALMKALGVEKAIIGIEDNKPKAIRRMKEAAGDGIEVRVLKTKYPQGAEKQLIYALTKRIVPSGGLPMDVGVVVQNVGTAFAVYEAIELGKPLIERAVTVTGEGVKKPINIVARIGTLASELIELAGGMEANVDRVVFGGPMMGIAVPKIDIPVMKGTSGITVMTKEVVGERESFPCIRCGGCVKACPMYLQPFQLYLYTSNRLYDRAVDEGLMDCMECGSCSYVCPANIDLVKSFKLAKKVYRALKGGAKK; encoded by the coding sequence ATGGGACTGTTGAGCTTCAAAGGTGGGGTTCATCCGCCTGAGAAAAAAACTCTTTCTGAAGATGTTCCACTATCCAGAGCCCCACTACCAGGAAAGGTTTTTGTTTTCCTCGCCAATCATGCAGGTGTACCCGCAAAACCAATTGTTCAACCCGGTGATGATGTCAAAACAGGACAGAAGATCGCTGAAGCTGCTGGTTTCATCTCGGCGAATTTACATTCCCCGGTTACAGGGAAGGTTGTGGAGATCTCCAAGATGTATCATCCTGTTCTCGGAAAACCTCAGGATGCAATTGTAATCGAAAAAACTAGCGACGATGACTGGGAACTCCTCGAACCAGCAAAATCGTACGAAGAATTCAGTCGAGATGAAATCATAGAAAGAATTAAAGAAGCCGGTATAGTTGGTCTTGGTGGAGCCACATTTCCAACCCACGTTAAATTAAATCCACCTAAGGATAAGAAAATCGACGTTCTTATAATTAATGGTGCTGAATGTGAGCCTTATCTTACTGTTGATTATCGTTTGATGCTGGAAATGTCAGAAAAGATTATTCGCGGGATTCGAGCATTAATGAAGGCACTTGGGGTTGAGAAAGCAATTATAGGTATAGAAGATAACAAACCAAAAGCTATAAGAAGAATGAAAGAAGCCGCAGGTGATGGAATTGAGGTTAGAGTTCTTAAAACTAAGTATCCCCAGGGTGCTGAAAAACAGCTTATTTATGCCCTTACGAAAAGAATTGTTCCGTCTGGTGGTCTTCCAATGGACGTTGGTGTTGTTGTACAAAATGTTGGAACTGCCTTTGCTGTTTATGAAGCTATCGAACTGGGAAAACCTCTCATCGAGAGGGCTGTTACTGTAACCGGTGAAGGAGTTAAAAAACCCATAAACATTGTAGCGAGAATCGGGACCCTTGCCAGCGAGCTCATTGAATTGGCTGGTGGTATGGAAGCAAACGTCGATAGAGTTGTCTTTGGTGGTCCAATGATGGGAATAGCCGTTCCCAAAATAGATATTCCTGTGATGAAAGGAACTTCAGGTATCACGGTAATGACAAAAGAGGTTGTAGGAGAAAGGGAAAGCTTCCCCTGTATCAGATGTGGAGGATGTGTTAAAGCCTGCCCCATGTATCTACAACCTTTTCAGCTTTATCTTTACACCAGTAACAGGCTTTACGACAGAGCCGTTGATGAAGGACTTATGGACTGTATGGAATGCGGAAGTTGTTCTTATGTTTGTCCAGCAAACATTGACCTTGTCAAGAGTTTTAAGCTGGCTAAAAAGGTTTACCGTGCGTTGAAAGGGGGAGCAAAAAAGTGA
- the ispG gene encoding flavodoxin-dependent (E)-4-hydroxy-3-methylbut-2-enyl-diphosphate synthase: MSRIIKIGNVEIGGNNPIVIQSMTNTKTADVNATISQIRALSSAGCGIVRVSVPDFESIKSLKEIVKNVKIPIVADIHFDYRLAIESIKAGASKIRINPGNIGADWKVREVVRVAKEYGVPIRVGANSGSIKKGYTHLQKAEALAESALEEVRILESMGFDRIVISAKSSSVMETIEANVYIHSKVDYPLHIGVTEAGVGESAIVKSSIGIGALLIKGIGDTIRVSMAGDPIKEVLIAKEILKSLGKLKGPQVIACPTCARTEIEVEVLAKEVTEWLEGIDEELTVAVMGCVVNGIGEGKHADIGVTGTKDQAVIFIKGKIVEQVEKGKLKERFFFHLENLLGRKKT, encoded by the coding sequence GTGAGCAGAATAATAAAAATTGGGAATGTTGAAATAGGCGGAAATAACCCTATCGTAATTCAATCTATGACAAATACCAAGACCGCAGACGTAAATGCCACTATCTCGCAAATAAGAGCTCTCTCATCAGCTGGATGCGGGATAGTCAGAGTATCTGTCCCGGATTTTGAGAGTATAAAAAGCCTGAAAGAGATAGTTAAGAACGTAAAGATCCCGATTGTTGCCGATATCCATTTTGACTATCGTCTCGCCATAGAATCTATAAAAGCCGGTGCCTCCAAGATTCGAATAAATCCGGGAAACATAGGTGCTGACTGGAAGGTCAGGGAAGTTGTTAGGGTAGCAAAAGAATATGGCGTTCCCATAAGGGTAGGGGCGAATTCCGGGTCCATAAAAAAAGGTTACACTCATCTTCAAAAAGCTGAAGCTCTTGCCGAAAGTGCCCTGGAAGAAGTGAGAATTCTTGAATCCATGGGGTTTGATAGAATAGTCATCTCCGCAAAGTCTTCATCTGTCATGGAAACTATCGAGGCGAATGTTTATATCCACTCTAAAGTTGATTATCCACTTCATATAGGTGTTACTGAAGCCGGTGTTGGTGAGAGCGCGATCGTGAAATCATCCATAGGGATTGGGGCATTGCTCATCAAAGGAATTGGAGACACTATAAGAGTTTCTATGGCTGGGGATCCGATAAAGGAAGTTCTCATAGCAAAAGAAATCCTTAAATCACTTGGTAAGTTGAAAGGGCCGCAGGTGATTGCCTGTCCCACCTGCGCGCGTACCGAGATAGAGGTAGAAGTTCTTGCAAAAGAAGTAACAGAATGGCTGGAAGGAATAGATGAGGAACTCACAGTAGCTGTCATGGGTTGTGTTGTAAATGGTATCGGCGAAGGAAAACATGCGGATATAGGTGTGACAGGAACAAAAGATCAAGCCGTTATATTCATTAAGGGGAAAATCGTGGAACAGGTGGAAAAAGGTAAACTAAAGGAAAGGTTCTTCTTTCACCTGGAGAATTTATTGGGGAGGAAAAAAACATGA
- the dxr gene encoding 1-deoxy-D-xylulose-5-phosphate reductoisomerase, with amino-acid sequence MKKIAIVGSTGSIGTQTLEVIRKLDNFRVVAMACGHNFSLFERQLHEFSPEYAAMLEPNRELEVNFPSVKFFYGAEGIEEMLEIAKPDYTVLAASGAIGLRYSLKAIEHSKRLCLANKESIVCGGKLLLEKAKRYSAEIIPVDSEHSALFQLLRGDVRPEKIFITASGGALRDYPLDRINEVTLKDVLNHPVWSMGVRITVDSATMVNKGLEIIEAHYLFSYDEKDILTYVCKNSAIHAGVIYSDGTIKLHIGKPDMRIPIAYSLTYPQRAALKDFTASPLDYSLSLEEIDYRRYPALKLAREIIGIPSKQIAFNAADEIAVKNFVEGRISFGSIYRIIEKTIERIEPISPKDFEEVQAIDVLARKIAQEEVRKCSR; translated from the coding sequence TTGAAGAAAATAGCGATAGTAGGTTCCACAGGTTCCATTGGAACTCAAACACTTGAAGTGATTAGAAAACTTGATAATTTTAGAGTTGTGGCCATGGCTTGTGGCCACAACTTTTCACTTTTTGAAAGACAACTCCACGAATTTTCTCCAGAATACGCTGCTATGCTTGAGCCAAATAGAGAGCTAGAAGTTAATTTTCCATCTGTGAAGTTTTTTTATGGTGCTGAAGGAATTGAAGAGATGCTGGAGATAGCCAAACCTGATTACACAGTTCTTGCGGCCAGCGGCGCGATAGGGTTGAGATACAGTCTCAAGGCGATTGAGCATTCTAAACGGCTCTGTCTTGCTAATAAAGAGTCCATCGTTTGTGGTGGAAAACTTCTGCTGGAAAAGGCAAAGCGGTATTCGGCAGAAATTATTCCTGTTGATAGTGAACACAGTGCGCTCTTTCAGTTGCTTCGAGGCGATGTTCGACCAGAGAAAATATTCATCACCGCTTCAGGTGGTGCACTCAGAGATTATCCGCTCGATAGAATCAATGAAGTTACACTGAAAGATGTTTTGAATCACCCTGTCTGGTCTATGGGGGTTAGAATAACTGTTGATAGTGCTACTATGGTGAACAAAGGACTTGAGATTATAGAAGCCCATTATCTCTTTTCCTATGATGAAAAAGACATTTTGACATATGTTTGCAAGAATAGCGCAATCCATGCCGGAGTAATCTACTCAGACGGAACAATAAAACTTCACATCGGCAAACCGGACATGAGAATTCCGATAGCTTATTCTTTAACTTATCCCCAAAGGGCTGCACTGAAAGACTTCACGGCTTCTCCTCTGGATTATTCCCTTTCTCTGGAGGAAATCGATTATCGAAGATATCCGGCTTTGAAACTAGCACGTGAAATTATCGGGATACCGTCGAAACAAATCGCGTTCAACGCTGCTGATGAAATAGCAGTCAAAAACTTTGTGGAGGGTAGAATTTCTTTTGGTAGCATTTATAGGATAATTGAAAAAACTATCGAGCGTATTGAACCGATAAGTCCTAAAGACTTCGAAGAGGTTCAGGCTATCGATGTATTGGCAAGAAAAATTGCACAGGAAGAGGTGAGAAAATGCTCACGTTAG